From the genome of Miscanthus floridulus cultivar M001 chromosome 10, ASM1932011v1, whole genome shotgun sequence, one region includes:
- the LOC136490120 gene encoding uncharacterized protein isoform X1: MGSEPRRLVAENVDAAATEILRQVENNRNSNVFYFVGWQGWGASATLKVAVQRLKSPGSKFDKVIHLDCSVWKSRRALQKAIADELELPQSVMSILSRHDKEDDFNGVEESNRKEVREIYRHIYRRLADINRLAVVFHNGSGSYIDLNEFGIPLNSNFEGNMLLWTVQGRFRPSVTPDIHSINELNPGGVHLYGRLSYTYPPYRYDDDYIDDGLDIDRNGSLLWGFVHEEAKEVAQYTGAIDHMVVEACILYMWKLQGMGGLDWATHASNYWVCDGIIQGGSTEASAWKIGDALQRNIHLNWNWRYMRQAVSSSTALQHHHLARLPVICCPSSSSKITSVPAEETSFFLSNYENEESPSRGVATADTAIPLPASVFEHSASSLHVLHLSQCTFRFASPPFLCCSNLRFLLLHRCEDDGTSITPEDNELDQSGAWRACFWKLQVLDLSYTDWCWLLSERMMNIMANLRELNVRGIKNWSTSDLPGGGSLVKLRVTDDNVADLPRSVGASCVDTQRLIFENSATLEQAVLVNNATYDVESEGATVNRLCNISFRGCAQLRSIMLRGLLGCLHELDLSCTALETLDLREVEARGLKQLILLGCQKLRAILWPRGSSSIAATLDVFRMSTTTQSAALDQQSPHLCRWEENSKEANSASIIGSSSISASFDSDWYICVRDARLLRSLRAFYTSQWNSYPISRPARVEISSPPASGASVAAQGTSILQQPVHDVATAYAGDAITRNQLIQYEAAAAGDDDSDGEGAIRWIWDCPTTGTMHGHGWYIHVQDDEEDDEQEGENESQGSTDGTRTMPPEFICQSANVLHVHDSWSITTGIPLSPDVSWDRLQWCRVEMCPRLRSVFTTFREKEFIRWRPSMTGSKIFPYMTTFWASRLPMAKYVWNWSLEGQPDGYDSSFRSLQFLHLDYCPRVILVLPLYKYMLLPRLETLEIVCCGDLREIFPLNTRPEEQEIVKNFPRLRRIHLHNLPMLHSICGRMMSAPMLETLIVTGCPALRRVPAVGGRLAQPPTVVCEKDWWDGLEWVGLEAKHHPSLFHPRHSRHYRKAKLLRGTVLR, encoded by the exons ATGGGGAGTGAG CCAAGGAGGCTCGTGGCAGAGAACGTTGATGCTGCGGCTACAGAAATACTCCGTCAAGTGGAGAACAATCGCAATTCTAATGTGTTCTACTTCGTTGGCTGGCAAGGATGGGGGGCATCAGCTACTCTCAAAGTGGCAGTGCAGCGTCTAAAATCCCCAGGATCCAAGTTTGACAAGGTTATCCATTTGGATTGCTCAGTGTGGAAAAGCAGGAGGGCCCTACAGAAGGCCATTGCCGATGAGCTAGAGCTCCCCCAATCAGTGATGTCCATCTTGAGCCGGCACGACAAGGAGGATGATTTCAACGGCGTGGAAGAAAGCAATAGAAAGGAGGTACGGGAAATCTATAGGCACATCTACAGAAGGCTTGCCGACATCAATAGGTTAGCTGTGGTCTTCCATAACGGAAGTGGCAGCTACATTGACCTGAACGAGTTTGGTATCCCACTGAATTCAAACTTTGAAGGCAACATGCTGTTGTGGACAGTGCAAGGGAGGTTTAGACCCTCTGTCACACCAGATATTCACAGCATAAATGAACTGAATCCTGGTGGGGTGCACCTTTATGGTAGACTGTCATATACCTATCCTCCATACAGATATGACGACGATTACATTGACGACGGCCTTGATATTGATAGAAATGGCAGTTTACTGTGGGGCTTTGTGCATGAGGAAGCCAAGGAGGTTGCTCAGTACACCGGTGCCATCGACCACATGGTAGTGGAGGCATGCATCCTGTACATGTGGAAGTTGCAGGGCATGGGTGGCTTAGATTGGGCTACCCATGCTTCAAACTACTGGGTTTGTGACGGCATTATACAAGGTGGTAGCACTGAAGCATCGGCTTGGAAGATTGGTGACGCACTGCAGAGAAACATACACTTGAATTGGAATTGGAGGTATATGCGCCAAGCCGTTTCTTCCTCAACTGCTCTCCAGCATCATCATTTGGCACGGCTGCCGGTGATTTGCTGCCCTTCATCCTCCTCCAAGATTACCAGTGTGCCTGCAGAAGAGACTTCCTTTTTTCTGTCAAATTATGAAAATGAAGAATCTCCCTCTAGAGGAGTTGCTACTGCTGACACAGCAATACCATTACCAGCTTCTGTGTTCGAACATTCAGCCAGTAGTCTGCATGTGCTGCATCTCTCTCAATGCACCTTTAGATTTGCATCTCCACCCTTCCTCTGTTGCAGCAACCTAAggttcctcctcctccaccgttgCGAGGACGACGGCACAAGTATCACACCAGAGGACAATGAGCTTGACCAGAGTGGAGCATGGAGGGCTTGTTTCTGGAAGCTGCAAGTATTGGATTTGAGCTACACAGACTGGTGCTGGTTGCTGTCAGAAAGGATGATGAACATAATGGCCAACCTCCGAGAGTTGAATGTAAGGGGAATCAAGAATTGGAGCACAAGTGATTTACCTGGTGGTGGCAGCCTTGTCAAGCTCCGAGTAACAGATGACAATGTTGCCGATCTGCCCAGATCCGTTGGCGCAAGCTGTGTTGACACACAAAGATTAATATTTGAAAACTCTGCTACGCTGGAACAAGCCGTCCTCGTCAACAATGCTACTTATGATGTTGAAAGTGAAGGTGCTACGGTCAACAGGCTATGCAACATCTCCTTCCGTGGCTGTGCTCAGTTGAGGAGTATAATGCTGAGAGGATTGCTTGGGTGCCTCCACGAGCTGGACCTCTCTTGCACAGCATTGGAAACCCTCGACTTGCGGGAGGTAGAAGCCCGGGGACTGAAGCAgctcatcctactaggctgccAGAAGCTTCGAGCAATACTGTGGCCACGAGGTTCATCGTCTATTGCTGCAACCCTGGACGTGTTCCGTATGAGCACCACCACCCAGTCCGCAGCATTGGACCAGCAATCACCGCATCTATGTAGATGGGAAGAAAATAGCAAGGAGGCCAACTCTGCATCTATCATAGGATCATCGTCTATTTCTGCATCCTTTGACAGCGACTGGTACATTTGTGTAAGGGATGCGAGACTCCTTCGGTCACTTCGAGCCTTTTACACCAGCCAATGGAATAGCTATCCCATTAGCAGGCCCGCACGTGTCGAGATATCTTCACCACCGGCATCTGGTGCTTCTGTTGCTGCTCAAGGAACCAGTATCTTGCAGCAGCCTGTACATGATGTAGCAACGGCATATGCGGGAGATGCCATCACTCGTAACCAACTTATTCAGTAtgaggctgctgctgctggagatgatgatagtgatggtgAAGGCGCAATCCGCTGGATCTGGGATTGCCCGACGACCGGGACGATGCATGGTCATGGCTGGTACATCCACGTACAAGATGATGAAGAGGATGACGAGCAGGAGGGAGAGAATGAATCACAAGGCAGCACAGATGGAACACGGACTATGCCCCCTGAGTTTATATGCCAAAGTGCTAACGTTCTGCACGTACATGATAGCTGGTCCATCACCACCGGCATCCCGCTGTCACCAGATGTATCATGGGACCGTCTTCAGTGGTGCCGAGTTGAGATGTGCCCGAGGCTGCGATCTGTCTTCACTACCTTCCGAGAAAAGGAGTTTATTAGGTGGAGGCCCAGTATGACTGGGTCCAAGATATTTCCATATATGACAACATTCTGGGCATCAAGGCTCCCGATGGCAAAGTACGTCTGGAACTGGAGTTTAGAAGGTCAGCCCGATGGCTACGACTCGTCGTTTAGGTCCCTGCAGTTCTTGCACCTCGACTACTGCCCTAGAGTCATCCTCGTGCTCCCCTTGTACAAGTATATGTTATTGCCTCGGCTTGAGACCCTTGAGATCGTATGCTGCGGTGATCTTAGGGAGATTTTCCCATTGAACACCAGGCCCGAGGAGCAAGAAATCGTCAAGAATTTCCCCAGGCTGCGGCGCATCCACCTCCACAACCTCCCGATGCTACACAGCATCTGCGGCCGCATGATGTCTGCACCGATGCTCGAGACTCTCATTGTCACGGGCTGCCCGGCCCTCAGGCGTGTGCCGGCCGTCGGGGGCCGCCTCGCGCAGCCACCCACGGTGGTGTGCGAGAAGGACTGGTGGGACGGCCTCGAGTGGGTTGGGCTGGAGGCGAAGCACCACCCTTCCCTCTTCCACCCCAGGCACTCACGCCACTACAGGAAGGCCAAGCTGCTCAGAGGCACCGTCCTCAG GTAA
- the LOC136490119 gene encoding receptor kinase-like protein Xa21, producing MARAINLISLLLCFCSHALPSLGSKNNSSTSTDELALLSFKSMASSGQSSLLASWNTSSHYCNWPGVACGSRHPSRVVALRLASSNLTGQISPLLGNLSFLRELVLDGNKLTGPIPPELGHLGRLQVLNMSKNLLEASVPRTLGGCRELKRLDLHDNHLQGEIPHEIGALQNVVSLSLSKNGLAGEIPPSLAGLTSIRKLSLYANRLSGDVPPFLGNLTSLQILELHENMLSGTIPSSLGMLPSLSGLSLGFNNLSGLIPDSIWNISSLVRLSVSHNMLSGAIPRDAFNNVPRLQELFMDFNQFDGPIPASISNASDMVMLQLINNSFGGVLPTALGRLGNLSFLQLSVNFFEAKKPRDWEFITALTNCSQLQVMEMFLNSFEGLLPASISNLSSSIQILNLAANDISGNIPDDIGNLVDLQTLALAENDLTGSLPSSLCSLRNLVRLYLVGNGISGTIPLAIGNLSELSLLDLSFNDISSTIPSTLGNLTKLSQLGLSRNYLTGPIPREIFSISTLSIGLDLSNNNLEGSLPQEIGNLKNLVQFYAESNSLSGEIPSTIGECQLLQYIFLQNNTLNGSIPSSMSQMSALEFLDLSRNSLSGQIPKSLGNLTTLQHLNLSFNNLAGQVPDFGVFANITAISIQGNHKLCGGIQGLHLKPCPVPVQLLPKKKHKFLVIPIVISVLVTALVILALLCMLLIWRKRTKKAIPSAESKQGHPLISYSQLLRATNDFSEANLLGSGSFGSVYKGELNLQDCGSTNLVAVKVLKLQTPKALKTFTAECEALRNMRHRNLVKIITVCSSIDAMGNDFKAIVYDFMPNGSLESWLHPDRNGLEEQRYLNLLERVTILLDVAYALDHLHCHGPTPIVHCDLKSSNVLLDADMVARVGDFGLAKVLVQGSSLLQQSSSSVGFRGTIGYAAPEYGAGNMVSTHGDIYSYGILVLETITGNRPTESRYRQGLMSLREHVDLALRDRTMDAVDTRLSADLENELHTMGDDCSYKRKMDGVAALLSLGVSCTQELPSGRMPTESIIKELLAIKDSLLREHRTSLGG from the exons ATGGCCCGAGCAATAAACCTGATCTCCTTGTTGCTGTGCTTCTGTTCCCATGCGCTGCCGTCCCTGGGGAGCAAGAACAACAGCTCCACCTCCACAGACGAGCTTGCTCTCCTCTCCTTCAAGTCCATGGCGTCTTCAGGCCAGTCCAGCTTGCTGGCTTCTTGGAACACGTCCAGCCACTACTGCAACTGGCCAGGAGTGGCCTGCGGCAGCCGGCACCCCAGCAGGGTGGTCGCCCTGCGACTGGCCTCCTCCAACCTCACCGGACAAATCAGCCCCTTGTTGGGCAACCTGTCCTTCCTCCGGGAGCTGGTCCTCGACGGCAACAAGCTCACCGGGCCGATACCGCCGGAGCTCGGCCATCTTGGCAGGCTTCAGGTGCTGAACATGAGCAAGAATCTTCTGGAAGCAAGCGTTCCCAGGACCCTGGGAGGATGCAGAGAGCTCAAGAGGCTTGATCTacatgacaaccatctccaaggTGAGATCCCACACGAGATCGGCGCCTTGCAAAACGTGGTCTCCTTGAGTCTGAGCAAGAACGGCTTGGCAGGAGAGATACCTCCATCTCTAGCAGGATTGACATCCATCAGAAAGTTATCTCTGTACGCAAACAGATTATCGGGCGACGTACCACCTTTTCTGGGCAATCTAACCAGCCTCCAGATTCTTGAGCTCCATGAAAACATGCTGTCAGGTACCATCCCTTCGTCCCTGGGCATGCTGCCCAGTTTGTCTGGGCTCAGCTTAGGCTTCAACAATTTGAGTGGCCTCATCCCAGATTCCATCTGGAACATTTCCTCGCTTGTTCGGCTCTCTGTCAGTCATAACATGCTGAGTGGAGCAATTCCTCGAGATGCATTCAATAATGTTCCCCGTCTGCAGGAGTTATTCATGGATTTCAACCAGTTCGATGGCCCGATCCCGGCCTCGATATCTAACGCTTCTGACATGGTGATGCTTCAGCTCATCAACAATTCTTTCGGTGGAGTTCTTCCGACAGCGCTGGGAAGACTAGGAAACCTCAGTTTCCTGCAGCTCAGTGTGAATTTTTTTGAAGCCAAAAAACCAAGAGACTGGGAATTCATAACTGCTCTAACGAATTGCTCTCAGTTGCAGGTTATGGAAATGTTCCTGAACAGTTTTGAGGGGTTGCTTCCTGCTTCAATTTCCAATCTTTCTTCTTCGATACAAATTCTTAACTTAGCAGCCAATGACATCTCGGGAAACATTCCTGATGACATCGGCAACCTCGTTGACCTGCAAACTCTGGCTCTCGCTGAGAACGACCTCACAGGATCTCTTCCCTCTTCCTTGTGCAGTCTTAGAAACTTGGTCAGGCTTTACCTAGTCGGGAACGGCATATCCGGGACAATCCCACTGGCCATAGGAAATCTTTCAGAACTGTCTTTGCTTGACCTCAGTTTTAATGACATTAGCAGTACAATACCAAGCACGCTTGGAAACCTCACAAAGCTGTCACAGCTGGGTCTTTCACGGAACTACTTGACTGGCCCAATTCCTAGAGAAATATTCAGCATCTCCACGCTTTCCATTGGTTTGGATCTGTCTAACAACAACTTGGAGGGATCACTGCCACAGGAAATTGGGAATCTAAAAAATCTCGTACAGTTCTATGCAGAATCGAACAGCTTATCAGGGGAAATCCCTAGCACCATAGGTGAATGCCAACTTCTCCAGTATATCTTTCTTCAGAACAACACCTTGAATGGCAGTATTCCATCCTCCATGAGCCAAATGAGCGCTCTAGAATTTCTTGACCTCTCCAGGAACAGTTTGTCAGGCCAGATACCCAAGTCCTTAGGGAACCTTACCACGCTCCAACACCTCAACCTTTCATTCAACAACCTAGCTGGACAAGTGCCAGATTTTGGCGTTTTCGCAAACATCACTGCAATCTCAATCCAAGGCAACCACAAACTTTGTGGTGGCATTCAAGGTCTGCATTTGAAACCATGTCCTGTTCCTGTACAATTATTgccaaagaaaaaacataaaTTCCTAGTGATTCCTATCGTTATTTCTGTATTAGTGACAGCACTAGTCATACTAGCCTTGCTCTGTATGTTACTTATTTGGCGCAAGAGAACAAAAAAAGCTATTCCATCAGCAGAGTCCAAGCAAGGCCACCCGTTGATCTCTTATTCACAGCTACTAAGAGCAACAAATGATTTCTCAGAAGCAAACTTATTGGGCTCAGGATCATTTGGATCAGTCTACAAAGGAGAATTGAATTTGCAAGACTGTGGAAGTACAAATCTTGTTGCTGTGAAAGTACTGAAACTTCAAACTCCGAAGGCGCTCAAGACTTTCACTGCTGAATGTGAAGCACTACGAAATATGCGACACCGGAATCTTGTCAAGATAATTACAGTTTGCTCTAGCATTGATGCCATGGGGAATGATTTCAAAGCAATTGTGTATGACTTCATGCCCAATGGCAGTTTAGAAAGTTGGCTACATCCAGACAGAAATGGTCTGGAAGAGCAAAGATACTTGAACCTCTTGGAAAGAGTGACTATACTCCTTGATGTGGCTTATGCGTTGGATCACCTTCATTGCCATGGACCCACACCTATTGTACATTGTGATCTCAAGTCAAGTAATGTGCTCTTGGATGCTGATATGGTAGCCCGTGTTGGAGACTTTGGGCTTGCTAAGGTTCTTGTTCAGGGAAGCTCGTTGTTGCAACAGTCGTCAAGCTCGGTCGGATTTAGAGGCACAATTGGATATGCTGCTCCAG AGTATGGTGCTGGAAACATGGTGTCGACACATGGAGACATTTACAGTTACGGAATTTTGGTCCTGGAAACAATAACTGGAAATAGGCCTACTGAAAGTAGATACAGACAAGGATTGATGAGCCTCCGTGAACACGTTGATCTAGCCCTCCGTGATAGAACAATGGATGCCGTCGACACACGCCTGTCTGCGGACCTTGAAaatgagctccacaccatgggTGATGATTGTTCATACAAGAGGAAGATGGATGGTGTTGCTGCACTTCTGAGTCTTGGAGTGTCCTGCACTCAGGAACTGCCATCAGGCAGAATGCCAACGGAAAGTATCATCAAAGAGCTACTTGCAATCAAAGATTCGCTCCTGAGAGAACACCGAACATCACTAGGTGGATGA
- the LOC136490120 gene encoding uncharacterized protein isoform X2, with amino-acid sequence MCSPRRLVAENVDAAATEILRQVENNRNSNVFYFVGWQGWGASATLKVAVQRLKSPGSKFDKVIHLDCSVWKSRRALQKAIADELELPQSVMSILSRHDKEDDFNGVEESNRKEVREIYRHIYRRLADINRLAVVFHNGSGSYIDLNEFGIPLNSNFEGNMLLWTVQGRFRPSVTPDIHSINELNPGGVHLYGRLSYTYPPYRYDDDYIDDGLDIDRNGSLLWGFVHEEAKEVAQYTGAIDHMVVEACILYMWKLQGMGGLDWATHASNYWVCDGIIQGGSTEASAWKIGDALQRNIHLNWNWRYMRQAVSSSTALQHHHLARLPVICCPSSSSKITSVPAEETSFFLSNYENEESPSRGVATADTAIPLPASVFEHSASSLHVLHLSQCTFRFASPPFLCCSNLRFLLLHRCEDDGTSITPEDNELDQSGAWRACFWKLQVLDLSYTDWCWLLSERMMNIMANLRELNVRGIKNWSTSDLPGGGSLVKLRVTDDNVADLPRSVGASCVDTQRLIFENSATLEQAVLVNNATYDVESEGATVNRLCNISFRGCAQLRSIMLRGLLGCLHELDLSCTALETLDLREVEARGLKQLILLGCQKLRAILWPRGSSSIAATLDVFRMSTTTQSAALDQQSPHLCRWEENSKEANSASIIGSSSISASFDSDWYICVRDARLLRSLRAFYTSQWNSYPISRPARVEISSPPASGASVAAQGTSILQQPVHDVATAYAGDAITRNQLIQYEAAAAGDDDSDGEGAIRWIWDCPTTGTMHGHGWYIHVQDDEEDDEQEGENESQGSTDGTRTMPPEFICQSANVLHVHDSWSITTGIPLSPDVSWDRLQWCRVEMCPRLRSVFTTFREKEFIRWRPSMTGSKIFPYMTTFWASRLPMAKYVWNWSLEGQPDGYDSSFRSLQFLHLDYCPRVILVLPLYKYMLLPRLETLEIVCCGDLREIFPLNTRPEEQEIVKNFPRLRRIHLHNLPMLHSICGRMMSAPMLETLIVTGCPALRRVPAVGGRLAQPPTVVCEKDWWDGLEWVGLEAKHHPSLFHPRHSRHYRKAKLLRGTVLR; translated from the exons ATGTGTTCG CCAAGGAGGCTCGTGGCAGAGAACGTTGATGCTGCGGCTACAGAAATACTCCGTCAAGTGGAGAACAATCGCAATTCTAATGTGTTCTACTTCGTTGGCTGGCAAGGATGGGGGGCATCAGCTACTCTCAAAGTGGCAGTGCAGCGTCTAAAATCCCCAGGATCCAAGTTTGACAAGGTTATCCATTTGGATTGCTCAGTGTGGAAAAGCAGGAGGGCCCTACAGAAGGCCATTGCCGATGAGCTAGAGCTCCCCCAATCAGTGATGTCCATCTTGAGCCGGCACGACAAGGAGGATGATTTCAACGGCGTGGAAGAAAGCAATAGAAAGGAGGTACGGGAAATCTATAGGCACATCTACAGAAGGCTTGCCGACATCAATAGGTTAGCTGTGGTCTTCCATAACGGAAGTGGCAGCTACATTGACCTGAACGAGTTTGGTATCCCACTGAATTCAAACTTTGAAGGCAACATGCTGTTGTGGACAGTGCAAGGGAGGTTTAGACCCTCTGTCACACCAGATATTCACAGCATAAATGAACTGAATCCTGGTGGGGTGCACCTTTATGGTAGACTGTCATATACCTATCCTCCATACAGATATGACGACGATTACATTGACGACGGCCTTGATATTGATAGAAATGGCAGTTTACTGTGGGGCTTTGTGCATGAGGAAGCCAAGGAGGTTGCTCAGTACACCGGTGCCATCGACCACATGGTAGTGGAGGCATGCATCCTGTACATGTGGAAGTTGCAGGGCATGGGTGGCTTAGATTGGGCTACCCATGCTTCAAACTACTGGGTTTGTGACGGCATTATACAAGGTGGTAGCACTGAAGCATCGGCTTGGAAGATTGGTGACGCACTGCAGAGAAACATACACTTGAATTGGAATTGGAGGTATATGCGCCAAGCCGTTTCTTCCTCAACTGCTCTCCAGCATCATCATTTGGCACGGCTGCCGGTGATTTGCTGCCCTTCATCCTCCTCCAAGATTACCAGTGTGCCTGCAGAAGAGACTTCCTTTTTTCTGTCAAATTATGAAAATGAAGAATCTCCCTCTAGAGGAGTTGCTACTGCTGACACAGCAATACCATTACCAGCTTCTGTGTTCGAACATTCAGCCAGTAGTCTGCATGTGCTGCATCTCTCTCAATGCACCTTTAGATTTGCATCTCCACCCTTCCTCTGTTGCAGCAACCTAAggttcctcctcctccaccgttgCGAGGACGACGGCACAAGTATCACACCAGAGGACAATGAGCTTGACCAGAGTGGAGCATGGAGGGCTTGTTTCTGGAAGCTGCAAGTATTGGATTTGAGCTACACAGACTGGTGCTGGTTGCTGTCAGAAAGGATGATGAACATAATGGCCAACCTCCGAGAGTTGAATGTAAGGGGAATCAAGAATTGGAGCACAAGTGATTTACCTGGTGGTGGCAGCCTTGTCAAGCTCCGAGTAACAGATGACAATGTTGCCGATCTGCCCAGATCCGTTGGCGCAAGCTGTGTTGACACACAAAGATTAATATTTGAAAACTCTGCTACGCTGGAACAAGCCGTCCTCGTCAACAATGCTACTTATGATGTTGAAAGTGAAGGTGCTACGGTCAACAGGCTATGCAACATCTCCTTCCGTGGCTGTGCTCAGTTGAGGAGTATAATGCTGAGAGGATTGCTTGGGTGCCTCCACGAGCTGGACCTCTCTTGCACAGCATTGGAAACCCTCGACTTGCGGGAGGTAGAAGCCCGGGGACTGAAGCAgctcatcctactaggctgccAGAAGCTTCGAGCAATACTGTGGCCACGAGGTTCATCGTCTATTGCTGCAACCCTGGACGTGTTCCGTATGAGCACCACCACCCAGTCCGCAGCATTGGACCAGCAATCACCGCATCTATGTAGATGGGAAGAAAATAGCAAGGAGGCCAACTCTGCATCTATCATAGGATCATCGTCTATTTCTGCATCCTTTGACAGCGACTGGTACATTTGTGTAAGGGATGCGAGACTCCTTCGGTCACTTCGAGCCTTTTACACCAGCCAATGGAATAGCTATCCCATTAGCAGGCCCGCACGTGTCGAGATATCTTCACCACCGGCATCTGGTGCTTCTGTTGCTGCTCAAGGAACCAGTATCTTGCAGCAGCCTGTACATGATGTAGCAACGGCATATGCGGGAGATGCCATCACTCGTAACCAACTTATTCAGTAtgaggctgctgctgctggagatgatgatagtgatggtgAAGGCGCAATCCGCTGGATCTGGGATTGCCCGACGACCGGGACGATGCATGGTCATGGCTGGTACATCCACGTACAAGATGATGAAGAGGATGACGAGCAGGAGGGAGAGAATGAATCACAAGGCAGCACAGATGGAACACGGACTATGCCCCCTGAGTTTATATGCCAAAGTGCTAACGTTCTGCACGTACATGATAGCTGGTCCATCACCACCGGCATCCCGCTGTCACCAGATGTATCATGGGACCGTCTTCAGTGGTGCCGAGTTGAGATGTGCCCGAGGCTGCGATCTGTCTTCACTACCTTCCGAGAAAAGGAGTTTATTAGGTGGAGGCCCAGTATGACTGGGTCCAAGATATTTCCATATATGACAACATTCTGGGCATCAAGGCTCCCGATGGCAAAGTACGTCTGGAACTGGAGTTTAGAAGGTCAGCCCGATGGCTACGACTCGTCGTTTAGGTCCCTGCAGTTCTTGCACCTCGACTACTGCCCTAGAGTCATCCTCGTGCTCCCCTTGTACAAGTATATGTTATTGCCTCGGCTTGAGACCCTTGAGATCGTATGCTGCGGTGATCTTAGGGAGATTTTCCCATTGAACACCAGGCCCGAGGAGCAAGAAATCGTCAAGAATTTCCCCAGGCTGCGGCGCATCCACCTCCACAACCTCCCGATGCTACACAGCATCTGCGGCCGCATGATGTCTGCACCGATGCTCGAGACTCTCATTGTCACGGGCTGCCCGGCCCTCAGGCGTGTGCCGGCCGTCGGGGGCCGCCTCGCGCAGCCACCCACGGTGGTGTGCGAGAAGGACTGGTGGGACGGCCTCGAGTGGGTTGGGCTGGAGGCGAAGCACCACCCTTCCCTCTTCCACCCCAGGCACTCACGCCACTACAGGAAGGCCAAGCTGCTCAGAGGCACCGTCCTCAG GTAA